A part of Primulina eburnea isolate SZY01 chromosome 10, ASM2296580v1, whole genome shotgun sequence genomic DNA contains:
- the LOC140842833 gene encoding transcription initiation factor IIB-2-like — translation MSDIYCTDCKRNTEVVFDHSAGDAVCSECGLVLESRSIDETSEWRTFVDDSGDHDPNRVGGPVNPLLSDAALSTVISRGGNGSAVDASLTRLQNRGGDPDRAILLAFKAISNMADRLSLVTTIKDRASEIYKRLEDQKCTRGRNLEALVAACIYIACRQEGKPRTVKEICSIVAGATKKEIGRAKEFIVKQLKVEMGESMEMGTIHAGDYLRRFCSNLGMSNEEVKAVQETVQKSGDFDIRRSPISIAAAIIFMITHLSADSKKPLRDISIATTVAEGTIKNAYKDLYPHAAKIIPEWYAKERDLKNLNSPKA, via the exons ATGTCGGATATATACTGTACCGATTGCAAGAGGAATACGGAGGTGGTGTTTGATCACTCTGCCGGGGACGCCGTATGCTCCGAGTGTGGGCTTGTACTCGAGTCTCGTTCAATTGATGAAACTTCTGAGTGGAGAACCTTTGTGGATGATTCAGGCGATCACGACCCGAACCGAGTTGGTGGACCCGTTAACCCTCTTCTGTCTGACGCAGCGCTTTCGACGGTTATATCTCGGGGTGGTAATGGGTCGGCGGTTGATGCGTCGCTGACCCGGTTGCAGAACCGGGGAGGTGATCCGGATAGGGCTATTTTGTTGGCCTTTAAGGCTATATCTAATATGGCTGATAG GTTGAGCCTGGTCACAACCATTAAG GATCGGGCTAGTGAAATATATAAAAGGTTGGAAGATCAAAAGTGCACAAGAGGAAGGAATTTAGAGGCTCTTGTTGCGGCATGTATTTACATTGCTTGTCGGCAAGAGGGCAAGCCACGCACTGTGAAAG AGATATGCTCCATTGTTGCTGGAGCTACGAAAAAAGAAATTGGCCGAGCAAAAGAATTTATTGTGAAACAGCTGAAGGTGGAGATGGGCGAATCAATGGAGATGGGCACCATTCATGCAGGGGACTACCTG AGACGTTTTTGCTCTAATCTTGGTATGAGCAACGAGGAGGTCAAAGCTGTCCAAGAAACAGTCCAGAAGTCAGGAGACTTTGATATAAG GAGGAGTCCTATATCAATTGCAGCGGCCATAATATTTATGATTACCCATTTGTCTGCAGATTCAAAAAAACCATTGCGAG ATATCTCTATCGCCACGACAGTTGCTGAAGGAACTATCAAGAATGCCTACAAAGATCTTTACCCCCATGCTGCCAAAATAATACCAGAATGGTATGCCAAGGAAAGAGACCTCAAGAATCTTAATAGTCCCAAGGCCTAA